Proteins found in one Streptococcus mitis genomic segment:
- a CDS encoding AzlD domain-containing protein, with the protein MVSKYLLLAVIFSGLVTWIPRMIPFILVKYKGLPAIVERFLKFLPVSIIFALILSSVVTGKVGSLPQIKWLDFLAVFPTAWVAFRYRNLVGTVLFGVVLIAVLRLVF; encoded by the coding sequence ATGGTCAGTAAGTATCTTTTATTAGCAGTTATTTTCTCTGGTTTGGTGACCTGGATTCCCCGTATGATTCCCTTCATCTTGGTCAAGTATAAGGGCTTGCCTGCGATTGTTGAACGTTTTTTGAAGTTCTTGCCCGTTTCTATTATCTTTGCCTTGATTCTTTCAAGCGTAGTGACAGGTAAGGTTGGGAGCCTTCCTCAAATTAAATGGCTAGACTTCTTAGCCGTCTTTCCAACGGCTTGGGTAGCCTTTCGCTACCGCAATCTAGTCGGAACAGTTCTCTTTGGAGTGGTCTTGATTGCAGTCTTGCGTTTGGTCTTTTAA